One window from the genome of Salvelinus fontinalis isolate EN_2023a chromosome 3, ASM2944872v1, whole genome shotgun sequence encodes:
- the LOC129851158 gene encoding tumor necrosis factor receptor superfamily member 1B-like: MILSTVSGIITVRILLAIMVQPVENTVYTLPYTPDSAEACRNNAVEYYNTPTNLCCSKCAPGTRLKNECSTTSDTVCEPCPSGQYSGTFNYFTKCFRCPKCSEDKGLQYAQNCSSTTKTQCMCQTGMFCIMEQHPNCKECVSYTHCQPGHGVAIEGTTYSDVNCAPCPDGTFSDQHSYTQTCQHHTDCVSQRRGVLTYGNTTSNSVCGPKVRPPTSPSTTIPTSGTGHTTPSLQSLHTEGKSPGFDLRIVSGVIGGVIGGIILLLIIGTIIYKKVFTGSRPVSSTEDRNGNWEAIKFDSARPMVLQNSSFIHSYREQQQCLLGKGNCSNPSQAENQQDTRRTWVSGCSNSLDGLSIGPLQSTPPQPSTQPSPQPTSPQPTSPLPSSPLVNVNITVNYPVTIGNGSCSKPTSTHIDSSQADPELPLSREEEVYVNMPQQEGGKEALTAIQESGNYV; this comes from the exons GTGTACACTCTGCCATACACACCAGACTCTGCTGAAGCCTGTCGCAACAACGCAGTTGAATACTATAACACACCTACAAACCTGTGCTGCAGCAAGTGTGCTCCTG GGACACGCCTGAAGAATGAATGCAGCACTACCTCAGACACAGTGTGTGAACCATGTCCCAGTGGCCAATACAGTGGGACCTTCAATTACTTCACAAAATGCTTCAGATGTCCCAAGTGTTCAGAAG ACAAAGGCCTGCAGTATGCCCAGAATTGCTCCAGCACCACCAAAACCCAGTGTATGTGCCAGACTGGGATGTTCTGCATAATGGAACAACACCCAAACTGTAAGGAGTGTGTCAGTTATACACACTGCCAGCCTGGCCATGGTGTTGCCATAGAAG GGACAACATATTCAGATGTGAACTGTGCACCATGCCCTGATGGAACCTTCTCTGACCAGCACTCCTACACCCAGACTTGCCAGCACCACACAGA CTGTGTGTCGCAGAGAAGGGGTGTACTGACTTATGGTAACACCACCTCAAATTCGGTGTGTGGACCTAAGGTTAGACCACCGACCAGCCCATCGACCACAATTCCGACCTCTGGTACAGGGCATACCACACCTAGTCTACAGAGCCTGCATACAGAGGGCAAATCACCAGGCTTTGACCTTCGTATAG TTTCAGGTGTTATCGGAGGTGTTATCGGAGGTATTATCCTGCTGCTGATCATAGGCACAATCATTTACAAGAAAG TCTTCACAGGGTCCAGGCCTGTATCTTCTACAGAAGATAGAAATGGAAATTGGGAGGCCATTAAA tttgaTAGTGCCAGACCAATGGTTCTTCAGAACAGTTCATTCATCCACAGCTATCGGGAACAGCAGCAATGTTTGCTGGGAAAGGGAAACTGCAGCAATCCCAGTCAGGCAGAGAACCAGCAGGATACTAGAAGGACCTGGGTGTCAGGGTGCTCCAACAGCCTGGACGGCCTGTCAATAGGCCCCCTCCAGTCCACTCCTCCACAGCCCAGCACCCAGCCTAGCCCTCAACCCACCAGCCCCCAGCCTACCAGTCCCCTGCCATCTAGTCCCCTAGTTAATGTCAACATCACTGTTAACTACCCTGTGACCATAGGAAATGGGTCATGCTCCAAACCTACCAGCACCCACATAGACTCATCCCAGGCGGACCCTGAGCTCCCTCTAtcaagggaggaggaggtgtatgtCAACATGCCACAGCAAGAGGGCGGAAAAGAGGCACTTACGGCAATACAGGAGAGTGGAAATTATGTTTGA